The following are encoded together in the Adhaeribacter arboris genome:
- a CDS encoding NADH-quinone oxidoreductase subunit N, translated as MLIFTVIAIASMLAGNLLALRQRNIKRLLAYSSIAHLGYILVAFLAGNQLGIEAVSFYLVAYFITSLGAFGVVALLSDTKRDADRLRDFRGLFWRRPGTAAIFTAMLLSLAGIPLTAGFVGKFYILASGVNTQHWLLVFMLVLNSVIGLYYYIKVIAAMFAQTVPNQKKERKVLHPAISFATGATMAILALLLIWLGVYPTTLVQLIRGLLATIVMT; from the coding sequence ATGTTGATTTTTACGGTAATTGCCATTGCTTCGATGCTGGCGGGCAACCTACTGGCCTTACGCCAGAGGAATATCAAGCGCTTGCTGGCTTATTCTTCTATTGCGCATTTGGGGTATATTCTGGTAGCTTTTCTGGCCGGAAATCAATTGGGTATCGAAGCAGTGAGTTTTTACCTGGTAGCCTATTTTATTACTAGTTTAGGTGCGTTCGGGGTAGTGGCACTTTTATCGGATACCAAGCGCGATGCCGACCGGTTACGCGATTTCCGCGGGTTATTCTGGCGGCGGCCCGGCACGGCCGCTATTTTTACGGCTATGCTCTTATCATTGGCCGGCATTCCGTTAACCGCCGGCTTTGTAGGCAAGTTTTATATTCTGGCTTCCGGGGTAAATACGCAGCATTGGTTGCTGGTTTTCATGCTGGTTCTCAACAGCGTAATCGGGTTGTATTACTACATTAAAGTAATTGCCGCTATGTTTGCGCAAACCGTGCCAAATCAGAAAAAAGAACGCAAAGTACTCCATCCGGCAATCTCCTTTGCTACCGGGGCAACTATGGCGATTTTAGCTTTATTGTTGATTTGGTTAGGAGTTTATCCTACTACCTTGGTGCAGTTAATCAGAGGCTTGTTAGCGACAATCGTAATGACATGA
- a CDS encoding NADH-quinone oxidoreductase subunit N, whose product MRLNDFYALMPLLVLVGAATLNMLVIAVKRNHKVIYGITLAAHLVSLFTLMPLGREPYPLDPFFIIDGWGVFNLGLILATSLFVTMLSYAYFEQREERREEYYILLVLATLGSSVLVISQHFMALFLGLEVLSVALYALIAYLRTREHSDEAGIKYLILAAMSSAFLLFGMALIYADSGTMTFPGIAAHLKALPELPLLLLTGFGLMVVGVGFKLGVVPFHMWAPDVYEGAPAPVTAFIATVSKGGMMALLIRFLPR is encoded by the coding sequence ATGCGCTTAAATGATTTTTATGCCCTGATGCCGCTGCTGGTGTTAGTGGGAGCCGCTACTTTAAATATGCTCGTGATAGCGGTAAAACGTAATCATAAAGTTATCTACGGCATTACTCTGGCTGCCCACCTGGTATCACTATTTACCCTTATGCCACTCGGCCGCGAGCCTTATCCCCTAGACCCATTTTTTATAATTGATGGCTGGGGAGTATTTAATTTGGGGTTAATTCTGGCTACTTCCCTGTTTGTAACGATGTTGTCGTATGCCTACTTTGAACAACGGGAAGAACGCCGGGAAGAATACTATATTTTGCTCGTACTCGCCACCCTCGGCTCCAGCGTGCTGGTCATTAGTCAGCATTTTATGGCGCTATTCCTAGGCTTGGAAGTACTCAGCGTAGCCTTGTACGCTTTAATTGCCTACTTGCGTACCCGCGAGCATTCCGACGAAGCTGGCATTAAATACCTTATCTTAGCCGCTATGTCGTCGGCCTTTTTGCTGTTTGGCATGGCTTTAATTTATGCCGATAGCGGTACCATGACTTTCCCGGGGATTGCCGCACATCTAAAAGCGTTACCGGAGTTACCTCTTTTGCTGTTAACGGGTTTTGGGCTAATGGTAGTAGGCGTCGGCTTTAAATTAGGCGTGGTACCCTTTCACATGTGGGCACCCGATGTATACGAAGGTGCCCCAGCGCCGGTAACGGCCTTTATTGCTACCGTATCCAAAGGAGGAATGATGGCACTCCTCATTCGTTTTTTGCCCAGGTAG
- the nuoM gene encoding NADH-quinone oxidoreductase subunit M produces the protein MILAGLIGFLLMGGIVAWLSSKLNPALPRWIALGVVLANFITTLFFWTSSSTLIQPNSSWIIRLDIPWVPQWGVSFSLALDGLSLLMLLLTFFLGMMAILASWTEIKTKVGFFYFNILWVLAGITGVFLTMDLFLFYFFWEVMLIPMYFLIGIWGHENRMYAAYKFFIFTQASGLLMLLSILGVYFVHGSNTGTYTFNYFQLLNTSFSPAVGGWLMAGFLAAFLVKLPVVPFHSWLPDAHSEAPTAGSVILAGLLLKTGAYGLLRFVVPLFPEAAQAFAPWAMLLGVIGILYGAILAFSQTDLKRLVAYTSVSHMGFVALGVFAFNEWAFQGVVMQMITHGLSTGALFILAGFLYQRLHTRDIRQMGGFWSSIPKMGVITMVFVMASLGLPGLGNFIAEFLTLVGSWQANRVLTILATIGLVAATAYSLRIMQKVFLGKNYSEHLLPDLNFREMLMAVSLVILILWLGLNPQPVLDRARLSLQEQLQAYKKPDVKTSKAVQVAQQNIPIDSVLTVPIKGGSHALK, from the coding sequence ATGATTCTAGCTGGGCTAATTGGTTTCCTTCTGATGGGCGGCATAGTTGCCTGGCTTTCCAGCAAATTAAATCCTGCCTTACCCCGCTGGATTGCATTAGGGGTAGTACTGGCTAATTTCATTACCACCTTATTTTTCTGGACCAGTAGTTCCACGCTAATTCAACCTAACAGTAGTTGGATTATCCGATTAGATATTCCCTGGGTACCGCAATGGGGCGTGTCCTTTTCGCTGGCCCTGGATGGTTTAAGCTTGCTCATGCTGCTGCTTACTTTCTTTTTGGGTATGATGGCCATACTCGCTTCCTGGACCGAGATAAAAACCAAAGTTGGCTTTTTCTATTTTAATATTTTGTGGGTGCTGGCGGGAATTACCGGGGTTTTCCTCACCATGGATTTATTCCTGTTTTACTTTTTCTGGGAAGTAATGTTGATACCCATGTATTTTTTAATTGGTATCTGGGGCCACGAAAACCGGATGTACGCGGCTTATAAATTTTTCATTTTTACCCAAGCCAGTGGGCTGCTGATGTTGCTGTCTATTTTGGGGGTTTATTTTGTTCACGGCAGTAATACGGGCACTTACACCTTTAACTACTTTCAATTACTAAATACTTCCTTCTCCCCGGCCGTAGGCGGGTGGTTGATGGCCGGTTTCCTAGCGGCTTTCCTGGTGAAACTGCCCGTGGTGCCTTTTCATTCGTGGTTACCGGATGCGCACTCCGAAGCCCCCACGGCCGGTAGTGTTATTCTGGCGGGCCTGCTGCTTAAAACCGGAGCTTATGGGTTATTACGATTCGTGGTGCCTTTGTTTCCGGAGGCGGCGCAGGCTTTTGCACCTTGGGCCATGCTGTTAGGAGTAATAGGAATCTTGTACGGCGCCATTCTGGCTTTTTCCCAAACCGATTTAAAACGATTAGTCGCCTATACCAGCGTGAGCCACATGGGCTTTGTGGCGCTCGGTGTGTTTGCCTTTAACGAATGGGCTTTTCAGGGAGTAGTCATGCAGATGATTACGCACGGCCTAAGTACCGGAGCTTTATTTATTTTGGCGGGCTTTCTGTACCAACGCTTGCATACCCGCGACATCCGGCAAATGGGTGGCTTTTGGTCCAGCATTCCCAAGATGGGCGTGATTACCATGGTATTTGTAATGGCCTCCCTGGGCTTACCCGGTTTAGGTAATTTTATTGCGGAGTTCCTGACGCTGGTAGGTAGCTGGCAAGCCAACCGGGTACTCACCATTTTAGCGACCATCGGCTTGGTAGCTGCTACGGCTTATTCGCTACGGATTATGCAAAAAGTATTTCTGGGTAAAAACTATTCCGAGCACTTATTACCCGACCTTAATTTCCGGGAAATGCTGATGGCGGTATCGCTGGTGATACTAATTTTGTGGCTCGGATTAAATCCGCAACCCGTGTTAGATCGGGCCCGGTTATCCTTGCAAGAACAATTGCAAGCCTACAAAAAACCGGACGTAAAAACTTCTAAGGCCGTTCAGGTGGCCCAACAAAATATACCCATCGATTCTGTTTTAACTGTTCCCATAAAAGGAGGTTCGCATGCGCTTAAATGA